A section of the Sulfurovum riftiae genome encodes:
- a CDS encoding mechanosensitive ion channel family protein: MTNLKKMMTGLLLALALVSTTVAYAEEVPEPPKAITTTNPDVTPENLNLMVRHMTADELFVEADGWLVLLKEAAKKVYATKIAIKEKNAQIDALSAKDNNQTAAEEREGIKSKISQLTEEKSVLLDELTKLRAERKTMVSRLDTVLKNIDDKIGMDATGNELDKVLPYRRYIDTVSGISLEVTDAHSAWKTVSGWVMSDEGGIYWLINIAKFLAILFMAMIISKLLSKGARRALEHTPSNSQLLNDFIANIIHKVVMLIGLLVALAALDINVGPIMAMVGAAGFVVAFALQGTLSNFASGLMIMLYRPYDIGDVVDVAGIVGTVESMTLVSTSIVTPDNRMMVVPNNSIWGNIITNVTHSDTRRVDMTFGIGYNDNIDQAENVMKKILAEHPLVLKDPAPGIAITELADSSVNFNCRPWVKTADYWTVYADVTRAVKEAFDKEGISIPYPQMDVHLDPAKS, translated from the coding sequence ATGACAAATCTGAAAAAGATGATGACAGGACTGCTGCTTGCCTTGGCACTAGTATCAACTACCGTTGCTTATGCTGAAGAAGTGCCTGAACCCCCTAAGGCTATTACAACAACAAATCCTGATGTTACACCGGAGAATTTGAACCTAATGGTAAGACATATGACTGCAGATGAACTCTTTGTAGAAGCTGACGGCTGGTTGGTCTTACTGAAAGAGGCAGCGAAGAAAGTATATGCTACGAAGATCGCTATAAAGGAAAAGAATGCGCAAATAGATGCGTTAAGTGCAAAAGATAACAACCAGACTGCAGCAGAGGAGAGAGAGGGAATCAAATCGAAGATCTCTCAATTGACAGAAGAGAAGAGTGTTCTGCTTGACGAACTGACAAAACTGCGTGCCGAGAGGAAGACCATGGTATCCCGTCTTGATACGGTACTGAAAAATATCGATGATAAGATCGGTATGGATGCTACAGGGAATGAGTTGGACAAGGTACTTCCATACCGCCGTTATATCGATACTGTCAGCGGTATTTCTCTGGAAGTGACAGATGCCCATTCTGCATGGAAAACGGTTTCAGGATGGGTCATGTCAGATGAAGGCGGTATCTATTGGCTGATCAATATTGCAAAGTTTTTAGCTATTCTTTTTATGGCTATGATCATCTCCAAACTGCTGAGTAAAGGTGCAAGAAGAGCATTGGAACACACACCAAGCAATTCACAGTTGCTCAATGACTTTATTGCCAATATCATCCATAAAGTGGTCATGCTTATTGGACTGCTTGTCGCATTGGCCGCGCTCGATATCAATGTTGGACCGATCATGGCAATGGTAGGTGCAGCAGGTTTCGTGGTTGCATTCGCATTGCAAGGGACACTAAGCAACTTTGCAAGCGGACTGATGATCATGCTTTACCGTCCTTATGACATTGGTGATGTGGTGGATGTTGCCGGTATCGTAGGTACGGTTGAGTCCATGACACTGGTTTCCACAAGTATCGTGACACCCGATAACAGAATGATGGTCGTACCGAACAACTCCATCTGGGGAAACATCATCACCAATGTAACCCACAGTGATACACGTCGTGTAGATATGACATTCGGTATCGGCTATAACGACAATATTGATCAGGCTGAGAATGTAATGAAAAAGATACTTGCAGAACACCCACTGGTATTGAAAGACCCTGCACCGGGCATTGCTATTACAGAATTGGCTGACTCTTCAGTGAATTTCAACTGCCGACCATGGGTCAAAACAGCGGATTACTGGACCGTCTATGCAGATGTGACACGTGCAGTGAAAGAAGCGTTCGATAAAGAGGGTATCTCTATTCCGTATCCTCAAATGGATGTACATTTGGATCCGGCGAAAAGCTAG
- a CDS encoding ribonuclease HII yields MKNRKPLCGIDEAGRGPLAGSLVMAGVILRKPVEGLMDSKKLTEKKREMLFPLVLENSDHHIVSFSAQEIDDMGISKCLQLGLQRIQAFLSEAEYLFDGNSTFGVDNITTMVKADEKIAEVSAASILAKVTRDREMVAMAEKYPVYGFEKHKGYGTKVHIEALMKYDRCEIHRRSFRVKGLDEPTLF; encoded by the coding sequence ATGAAAAACAGGAAACCTTTATGCGGCATCGATGAAGCAGGGCGCGGACCTCTGGCAGGCTCTCTGGTCATGGCAGGTGTTATCTTACGCAAGCCGGTGGAAGGGCTCATGGACTCGAAGAAGCTGACAGAGAAGAAGAGGGAGATGCTCTTTCCGCTTGTCCTGGAGAATTCAGACCATCACATTGTCTCTTTCTCTGCGCAAGAGATCGATGATATGGGCATCTCGAAATGTTTACAGTTGGGCTTACAGCGTATTCAGGCATTCCTGTCTGAAGCAGAGTACCTTTTTGACGGGAACAGTACTTTTGGTGTAGACAACATCACGACGATGGTCAAAGCCGATGAGAAGATCGCTGAAGTCTCTGCGGCAAGTATTCTGGCAAAGGTGACGCGTGACAGGGAGATGGTCGCTATGGCAGAAAAGTATCCGGTATATGGGTTTGAAAAGCACAAAGGGTATGGTACCAAAGTGCATATCGAGGCTTTGATGAAATATGACCGCTGCGAGATACACCGCAGGAGCTTCAGGGTCAAAGGCCTGGACGAGCCTACACTTTTTTAG
- the aroC gene encoding chorismate synthase, whose product MNTFGKKLTLTTFGESHGKAIGCILDGVPAGLPIDEAFIQSELDRRKPGKSRLETGRKEDDKVEILSGVFEGLSTGTPIAMIIFNTNQKSKDYDNVKDLFRPGHADFTYFHKYGLRDYRGGGRSSARETAARVAGGAIAKLMLKELGVEIQSGLCEVDGIKGKVQDFEHAKTSKLYALDPSVEAAQEAAILTAKENHDSVGGVVLTTATGVPVGLGEPLYYKLDAILAEAMMGINAAKAVEIGDGVASTHLKGSQNNDEITLEGFKSNHSGGTLGGISNGDTLIVKTHFKPTPSIFQEQQTITTTNEEVTCNLKGRHDPCVAIRGAVVCEAMMALTLADMALLNMGKKMDHLRSIYQ is encoded by the coding sequence TTGAATACGTTTGGAAAAAAACTGACACTCACCACATTTGGTGAATCCCACGGAAAAGCGATAGGTTGCATTCTTGACGGTGTACCTGCCGGGCTACCCATAGATGAGGCATTCATCCAGTCCGAGCTCGACAGAAGAAAGCCTGGGAAAAGCAGACTGGAGACAGGACGCAAAGAAGATGACAAAGTTGAGATACTCTCGGGGGTCTTTGAAGGACTCAGTACTGGTACACCCATCGCGATGATCATCTTCAACACCAACCAGAAGAGCAAAGACTATGACAATGTCAAAGACCTTTTCCGTCCGGGGCATGCAGACTTCACCTATTTTCACAAGTACGGGCTGAGAGACTACCGTGGCGGCGGAAGAAGTTCTGCCAGAGAAACCGCTGCACGTGTGGCAGGCGGTGCCATCGCCAAACTGATGCTCAAAGAGCTTGGTGTGGAGATACAGAGCGGGTTATGCGAAGTGGACGGTATCAAAGGTAAGGTACAGGATTTCGAGCATGCCAAAACATCGAAACTCTATGCACTTGACCCTTCGGTAGAAGCGGCACAGGAAGCAGCGATCCTTACTGCCAAAGAGAACCATGACTCCGTGGGCGGGGTGGTTTTGACAACGGCTACCGGTGTACCGGTCGGTCTGGGTGAACCGCTCTACTACAAACTCGATGCCATTCTTGCCGAAGCGATGATGGGTATCAATGCAGCCAAAGCCGTGGAGATCGGTGACGGTGTTGCCAGTACCCATCTCAAAGGTTCACAGAACAATGACGAGATCACACTCGAAGGTTTCAAAAGCAACCACTCCGGCGGTACACTTGGAGGTATCAGCAACGGTGACACACTCATCGTCAAAACACACTTCAAACCTACCCCATCCATTTTCCAGGAACAGCAGACCATCACCACTACGAATGAAGAAGTGACCTGTAACCTCAAAGGACGCCATGACCCCTGTGTCGCCATACGCGGCGCCGTGGTCTGTGAAGCAATGATGGCACTGACACTTGCCGATATGGCCCTGCTCAACATGGGCAAGAAGATGGATCATCTCAGAAGCATCTATCAGTAA
- a CDS encoding helix-turn-helix domain-containing protein gives MPNTLDLDLSPIQKQTLTCFDSDLLRDVIKGADFDLHQVGKGSFQADMFHATIGKGILDSSRYSNAILTEGTISPNNMTFGFIHDSKEASIFNRNTLQKHNIMMGDEGGTLASSITAGTHWSSFQFKREDLLKLGITLEKDNNKVLHFNKKTQKELSYKLGGILHYLEKGNNEKIAQINTELLYHHILAIYANALDQINDVSHLKRDESFLLSKKILTYLKENADQPFQMIELTALTGKSERTVERIFKKHFGIAPYAYLKIHRLHLIRNHLLHTDESIAENIGDIAMKNGFIQMGYFGSEYKKIFGETASETLRKRK, from the coding sequence ATGCCTAATACCTTAGACCTGGATCTGTCACCTATACAGAAACAGACCCTCACCTGTTTTGACAGTGATCTCCTGCGTGATGTCATCAAAGGAGCTGACTTCGACCTGCATCAGGTAGGCAAAGGTTCTTTTCAGGCAGATATGTTCCATGCCACTATTGGCAAAGGCATACTCGACAGTTCCCGCTACTCTAATGCCATACTGACAGAAGGTACGATCTCCCCGAACAATATGACATTTGGTTTTATACATGACAGCAAAGAGGCGTCTATTTTTAACAGGAACACTCTTCAAAAGCATAATATCATGATGGGGGATGAAGGAGGTACGCTTGCATCCTCTATTACGGCAGGTACACACTGGTCCTCTTTTCAGTTCAAACGTGAGGATCTGCTCAAGCTGGGTATTACGCTGGAAAAAGATAATAACAAAGTGCTTCATTTCAACAAAAAAACACAAAAAGAGCTTTCTTATAAACTTGGCGGGATATTGCACTATCTGGAAAAAGGAAATAATGAAAAAATAGCACAGATAAATACAGAATTGCTCTATCATCATATTCTGGCCATTTATGCAAATGCGCTCGATCAGATCAATGATGTTAGCCATTTGAAAAGAGATGAATCATTTCTTCTTTCAAAAAAGATCCTCACGTATTTAAAAGAGAATGCCGATCAGCCCTTTCAGATGATAGAACTTACTGCATTGACAGGGAAAAGTGAACGGACTGTCGAGAGGATCTTCAAAAAACACTTTGGTATCGCCCCTTACGCCTACCTCAAGATACACCGTCTCCATCTTATACGAAATCATCTTCTTCATACAGATGAATCCATCGCTGAAAATATAGGGGATATCGCAATGAAAAACGGTTTTATACAGATGGGCTATTTTGGAAGTGAATATAAAAAAATATTTGGAGAAACAGCTTCTGAGACCCTTCGGAAAAGAAAGTAA
- a CDS encoding autotransporter domain-containing protein → MSFTVLPDVTTSSLSINGGQSNDTSLKQTTVGGGFTISQDFPLYLEGTAGYSRYSPTFIDNDRKLNIPVKWNSFSLTGGIGWDFPLTENRELKLRPIFNFTLGRIESDASILGYYLENNTDIDPDYLEFLHRGRMNAYGLGASIMLDWEHYREDYEVDVELRYSNIQLRSFGSEYNSIEGSSTASVASLWTRWRALTGLTMLNNPLRYVLEASNTTFFGPQRDALDFNYLTTLGVGLELDSSDYPVFITRTRILCRYTFGENVSGFALGLAMSF, encoded by the coding sequence ATGAGTTTTACTGTTCTCCCCGATGTGACCACAAGTTCACTCTCTATCAACGGTGGACAAAGCAATGATACCAGTCTAAAGCAGACAACGGTTGGTGGAGGCTTCACGATCAGCCAGGACTTTCCTTTGTATCTCGAAGGTACTGCCGGATATTCACGATATTCACCGACCTTTATTGACAATGACAGAAAATTGAACATCCCGGTCAAATGGAACAGTTTCTCCCTTACGGGCGGTATAGGGTGGGATTTCCCATTGACCGAGAACAGAGAACTCAAACTCAGGCCCATCTTTAATTTTACACTGGGACGTATTGAAAGCGATGCATCTATTTTGGGCTACTACCTTGAGAACAATACGGATATTGACCCGGACTATCTGGAGTTCCTGCATAGAGGCAGGATGAATGCGTATGGTCTGGGTGCTTCCATTATGCTTGACTGGGAACACTATAGAGAAGATTATGAAGTCGATGTGGAATTACGCTACAGCAATATACAGTTAAGAAGTTTTGGATCAGAATACAATTCTATAGAAGGGTCATCAACTGCAAGTGTGGCAAGTCTGTGGACACGCTGGCGTGCCCTTACAGGCCTAACTATGCTCAACAATCCCTTACGGTATGTCCTGGAAGCGAGCAATACCACCTTTTTCGGCCCGCAACGGGATGCACTTGACTTTAACTACCTTACCACACTTGGTGTTGGTCTGGAGCTGGATTCAAGTGACTACCCTGTTTTCATCACCCGGACAAGAATTCTCTGCCGATACACCTTCGGTGAAAATGTTTCAGGCTTTGCTCTTGGGCTGGCCATGAGCTTCTAA
- a CDS encoding arylsulfatase: MKKSTKFLLALGLGLAVAMPTQVMAKKPNILVIWGDDIGQSNISYFTHGLMGYQTPNIDSIAQAGMTFTDYYGEQSCTAGRSTFIMGQSVLRTGLSKVGVPGADEGMRIEDPTIAGLLKAEGYATGQFGKNHLGDKDEMLPTNNGFDEFYGNLYHLNAEEEPENLDYPKDPAFKKRFGPRGVIHSFADGKIEDTGPLTKKRMETVDDETVAAALDFMERQVKADKPFFIWWSGTRMHFRTHVKKELRGISGQDEYSDGMVEHDRHIGLFLKKLDDLKIADNTIVFYSTDNGPHMNTWPDAGMTPFRSEKNTNWEGGWRVPAMVKWPGHIKPGTWSNEIMHHMDWLPTFLAAAGNDHIKEDLIKGGVKAINREYKVHLDGYNFLPYLTGEAKKGPRKEIIYFTDDGDCAAVRYGDWKATFLEQKHDAGFRAWMEPFTELRVPLIENLRRDPYERAMLTSNTYYDWMLDRVFMLYGAKVIVGDFLKTFKEFPPRQEAASFNLGDVMKKMSAPTAK; encoded by the coding sequence ATGAAAAAGAGTACAAAGTTTCTACTTGCTTTGGGGTTAGGTCTTGCAGTAGCAATGCCAACGCAGGTGATGGCAAAAAAACCAAATATTTTGGTTATCTGGGGAGATGATATCGGGCAGTCGAATATCAGTTACTTTACCCATGGACTGATGGGGTATCAAACCCCCAATATAGACAGTATTGCACAGGCAGGTATGACGTTTACAGATTATTACGGTGAACAGTCATGTACAGCAGGTCGTTCAACATTTATTATGGGGCAGAGTGTTCTGCGTACAGGACTTTCCAAAGTGGGTGTTCCCGGAGCCGATGAAGGTATGCGTATCGAAGACCCGACCATAGCAGGTCTGCTTAAAGCTGAGGGGTATGCCACAGGACAGTTTGGTAAAAACCACCTTGGTGACAAAGATGAAATGCTTCCGACAAATAACGGTTTTGATGAATTTTACGGAAACCTATATCACCTCAATGCGGAAGAGGAGCCTGAGAATTTAGATTATCCGAAAGATCCGGCGTTTAAAAAGAGATTTGGTCCCAGAGGAGTGATCCACTCATTTGCAGACGGGAAAATAGAAGATACAGGACCTTTAACAAAAAAACGTATGGAAACTGTGGATGATGAGACCGTTGCCGCAGCTTTGGACTTTATGGAACGCCAGGTCAAAGCAGATAAGCCTTTCTTCATCTGGTGGAGTGGTACACGTATGCATTTCAGAACCCATGTGAAGAAAGAACTGAGAGGTATCTCCGGACAGGATGAGTATTCTGATGGGATGGTAGAGCATGACAGACATATTGGACTTTTCCTTAAAAAGCTTGATGATCTGAAAATAGCGGACAATACCATCGTATTTTACTCTACAGACAATGGCCCGCACATGAATACCTGGCCGGATGCCGGAATGACACCTTTCAGATCTGAGAAAAACACGAACTGGGAAGGTGGATGGAGAGTCCCTGCTATGGTTAAATGGCCGGGTCACATCAAACCCGGAACATGGTCAAACGAGATCATGCACCATATGGACTGGTTGCCGACATTCCTGGCGGCTGCCGGAAATGACCACATCAAAGAAGACCTTATAAAAGGTGGTGTAAAAGCGATAAACCGTGAATACAAAGTACACCTTGACGGGTATAACTTTTTACCATACCTGACAGGTGAAGCGAAAAAGGGTCCACGTAAAGAGATCATTTACTTTACAGATGATGGTGACTGTGCAGCGGTACGTTACGGTGACTGGAAAGCAACATTCCTGGAGCAAAAACATGATGCCGGCTTTAGAGCATGGATGGAACCATTCACTGAACTTAGAGTGCCACTCATTGAGAATCTTCGTAGAGACCCGTATGAGCGTGCGATGTTGACGTCAAATACTTACTATGACTGGATGCTTGACCGTGTCTTTATGTTGTATGGTGCAAAAGTCATTGTAGGTGACTTCCTTAAAACCTTTAAAGAATTCCCGCCAAGACAGGAAGCTGCATCATTTAATCTAGGTGATGTGATGAAGAAAATGTCGGCACCTACTGCAAAGTAG
- the dnaG gene encoding DNA primase, translated as MIDNASIESLKNSIDIVDVVGSFIELKKAGANYKANCPFHGEKTPSFVVSPSKQIYHCFGCGVGGDSIKFVMELEKLSYPEAIEKLASMFNFSLNYTKGSSDYSDAKRVLEAIQTWYVKNLENNPVAKQYLLDRGIAQSSIERFGIGYVPDGNSVINFLNSALLPLPKAVDAGIIAQGEGGRYYARLVERITFPIFSTSGAAVGFGGRTITNHPAKYINSPQTKLFNKSRLLYGYDLAKESIYKNKKLIVCEGYLDVVMFHQAGFTEAVATLGTALTTEHLPLLRKGDPKIILAYDGDKAGVAAALKAAQMLSASGFDGGVVLFPDGQDPADLIAKGQSEAVAKLLREAKPLIPFVLEKTIYAYDLNDPRAKEAAFGAAKQFLGGLSQIIKDAYIPMAATLLGVSPALFGSQTQPSRARESFSQKRDDVAQLSILKTLLEKPELIDSVLDIIDVNMFGGYAAMFSALINGEKEHPHLMGLAVDETFQVMDEAELQGVLRSFLIKHYDMKLKNIVADKTIPFEKKSFLIRKIKTDIIPRLKRGELVAFDG; from the coding sequence ATGATAGATAATGCCTCCATTGAATCCCTCAAGAACAGTATCGATATTGTCGACGTGGTCGGAAGTTTCATCGAGCTCAAGAAAGCCGGTGCGAACTATAAGGCCAACTGTCCTTTCCATGGGGAGAAGACCCCCTCATTCGTTGTCAGTCCGAGCAAACAGATCTACCACTGCTTCGGTTGCGGAGTGGGTGGGGACAGCATCAAATTCGTGATGGAACTCGAAAAACTTTCCTACCCCGAAGCGATCGAAAAACTGGCATCTATGTTCAATTTTTCTCTCAATTATACCAAAGGTTCTTCGGACTATTCCGATGCCAAACGTGTGCTTGAAGCCATACAGACCTGGTATGTCAAGAATCTGGAGAACAACCCCGTAGCAAAACAATACCTGCTTGACAGAGGCATCGCGCAAAGCTCCATAGAACGTTTCGGTATCGGGTATGTGCCTGACGGCAATTCGGTCATTAATTTTCTCAACTCCGCACTGCTTCCCCTGCCCAAAGCGGTGGATGCGGGTATTATCGCTCAGGGAGAAGGCGGGCGTTACTATGCCCGTCTGGTCGAGCGTATCACCTTTCCCATCTTTTCAACGAGCGGAGCAGCTGTAGGGTTCGGGGGGCGTACCATCACCAACCATCCTGCCAAGTACATCAATTCGCCGCAGACGAAGCTCTTTAACAAATCACGTCTGCTTTACGGCTACGACCTGGCAAAAGAGAGTATTTACAAGAACAAGAAACTGATCGTCTGTGAAGGCTATCTGGATGTAGTGATGTTCCATCAGGCAGGCTTTACAGAAGCGGTCGCTACACTGGGTACGGCGTTGACCACCGAACACCTGCCCCTGCTGAGGAAAGGGGATCCGAAGATCATTCTGGCATATGACGGAGACAAAGCGGGTGTCGCTGCGGCACTAAAGGCGGCACAGATGCTGAGTGCTTCTGGTTTTGACGGTGGTGTGGTCCTCTTCCCTGACGGGCAGGACCCCGCCGACCTCATTGCCAAAGGGCAGAGCGAAGCAGTGGCCAAACTGCTGCGTGAGGCCAAACCGCTGATCCCTTTTGTCCTGGAGAAGACGATCTATGCCTATGACCTGAACGATCCGCGTGCCAAAGAAGCGGCATTCGGAGCAGCCAAACAGTTCCTTGGTGGATTGAGTCAGATCATCAAGGATGCCTACATCCCGATGGCCGCAACCCTTCTGGGTGTTTCTCCGGCACTGTTCGGGTCTCAGACACAGCCAAGCAGGGCCAGAGAGAGCTTCTCCCAGAAACGCGATGATGTGGCACAGCTGAGTATTCTCAAGACTCTGTTGGAAAAACCCGAACTCATCGACTCGGTGCTCGACATCATCGATGTCAATATGTTCGGTGGTTATGCGGCAATGTTCTCCGCACTGATCAATGGGGAGAAAGAACACCCCCATCTTATGGGCCTGGCGGTCGATGAGACCTTTCAGGTCATGGATGAAGCGGAACTGCAGGGGGTACTTCGGAGTTTCCTCATCAAGCATTATGATATGAAACTCAAGAATATCGTAGCGGACAAGACCATTCCCTTCGAGAAAAAAAGTTTCTTGATACGAAAGATCAAAACCGATATAATCCCACGGCTCAAACGCGGAGAACTGGTTGCCTTTGACGGGTAG
- a CDS encoding tetratricopeptide repeat protein, translated as METILPAYNDPLFSILLIIVIALIISVVTYAWGLYKQQKEEGHLLKFLEKFDSAECSLDTEDMPFESHMFKPLTLLAKAFENSGEYHKAINIYLYIIKNISDELTKMELMERLGNTYLHAGFLERARSIYTEILRKRPRNAKVLYELGVVYEMMHKYEKAQEIIEPLNTLNEDTHTLSKFLELSALTSNKVLSTDEKVAQLKKILEEEPKLYRQIVDTLLKLDTTTAWQIIDPKRVKEVIDILWFLPNSQLDLDIITSNKTLSTLYYAKGYLQKPTLESGIFAVDMLATARENGFEEGDLLFSYLCKKCKQSFPVSFKRCPNCMAINSVEVEEKIAKASPKTDYSLL; from the coding sequence TTGGAAACTATTTTACCGGCATACAATGACCCGCTTTTCAGCATACTTCTGATCATTGTCATTGCCCTGATCATCTCTGTTGTCACCTATGCCTGGGGGCTTTACAAGCAACAGAAAGAGGAGGGACATCTCCTCAAGTTCCTCGAGAAATTCGACAGTGCAGAGTGCTCTTTGGATACGGAGGATATGCCCTTCGAATCCCATATGTTCAAGCCGCTCACCCTGCTGGCCAAAGCCTTTGAGAATTCCGGGGAATACCACAAAGCGATCAACATCTATCTGTACATCATCAAGAATATTTCGGATGAACTGACCAAGATGGAACTGATGGAGCGGCTGGGAAATACCTACCTGCATGCCGGCTTTCTCGAACGTGCACGTTCGATCTATACAGAAATACTCAGAAAGCGTCCCAGAAATGCGAAAGTACTCTACGAACTCGGTGTCGTCTATGAGATGATGCACAAGTATGAAAAGGCCCAGGAGATCATCGAACCGCTCAATACCCTTAATGAAGACACCCATACCCTGAGCAAATTCCTCGAACTTTCCGCTCTGACCTCCAACAAAGTACTCAGTACGGACGAGAAGGTCGCACAGCTCAAGAAGATCCTCGAAGAGGAGCCGAAACTCTACCGCCAGATCGTCGATACACTCTTGAAGCTCGATACGACCACTGCCTGGCAGATCATCGATCCCAAGCGTGTCAAAGAGGTCATAGACATCCTCTGGTTCTTACCGAATTCACAACTCGATTTGGATATAATCACATCCAATAAGACGCTAAGCACGCTCTATTATGCCAAGGGATACCTGCAGAAACCGACACTTGAGAGCGGGATATTCGCTGTGGATATGCTGGCAACGGCCAGAGAGAACGGATTTGAGGAGGGAGACCTTCTCTTCTCCTACCTGTGCAAAAAGTGTAAACAGAGCTTCCCTGTCTCATTCAAGCGCTGTCCAAACTGTATGGCGATAAACTCTGTAGAAGTGGAGGAAAAGATTGCAAAAGCAAGCCCGAAAACAGATTACTCTCTACTCTGA
- the rnhA gene encoding ribonuclease HI, translating into MQKQARKQITLYSDGSSLGNPGPGGYGGILEFKGKRKEYSGGEAHTTNNRMELMGVIEGLKLLKEPCDVEVVSDSSYVVKAINEWLDGWIRRDFKKVKNIDLWKAYIEAAAPHNVHGTWVRGHDGHPENERCDELARDEAEKFKNGN; encoded by the coding sequence TTGCAAAAGCAAGCCCGAAAACAGATTACTCTCTACTCTGACGGATCGAGCCTGGGAAACCCCGGCCCCGGAGGCTACGGCGGCATACTGGAGTTCAAAGGCAAACGCAAAGAGTACTCCGGTGGAGAAGCACATACCACGAACAATCGGATGGAGCTTATGGGTGTCATTGAAGGTCTGAAACTGCTAAAGGAACCCTGTGATGTAGAGGTGGTCTCCGACAGCTCCTATGTGGTCAAAGCGATCAACGAGTGGCTGGACGGATGGATACGCAGAGACTTCAAGAAGGTCAAGAACATCGACCTCTGGAAAGCCTATATCGAAGCGGCAGCACCGCACAATGTGCATGGTACCTGGGTACGCGGACACGACGGACACCCTGAAAATGAACGCTGCGACGAACTGGCACGCGATGAAGCAGAGAAGTTCAAAAATGGCAATTAA
- the rnc gene encoding ribonuclease III has product MNDYSQLEKRLNYTFKDKQLIIEALTHKSYKKPYNNERLEFLGDAVLDLIVGEYLFKKFPKSDEGILSKIRASLVNESGFTLLARKIDLGSYIFLSLAEENNNGRDKPSLLSNAFEAIIGAVYLEAGLNAAKEISIKLLEECHPKIDLQSLSKDYKTALQELTQATHGVTPSYEMLGSSGPDHKKEFEIAVILDNRTIASAKGKSKKDAQQKAAKIALEKLKG; this is encoded by the coding sequence ATGAACGATTACAGTCAGCTTGAAAAAAGACTGAACTATACCTTTAAAGACAAGCAATTGATTATTGAGGCTTTGACACATAAAAGTTACAAAAAGCCTTACAATAATGAGCGGCTTGAGTTTCTGGGAGATGCGGTACTCGACCTCATCGTGGGCGAGTACCTCTTCAAGAAATTCCCCAAGTCCGACGAGGGAATCCTCTCCAAGATCAGAGCCTCACTTGTCAATGAAAGCGGCTTTACCCTTCTGGCACGCAAGATCGACCTTGGCTCCTACATCTTCCTTTCACTGGCAGAAGAGAACAACAACGGAAGGGACAAACCCTCCCTGCTCTCCAATGCCTTTGAAGCGATCATCGGTGCGGTCTATCTTGAAGCGGGGCTGAATGCGGCCAAGGAGATCTCGATCAAGCTGCTTGAAGAGTGCCATCCAAAGATCGATCTGCAGAGCCTCTCCAAAGATTACAAGACAGCCCTGCAGGAGCTGACACAGGCGACACACGGTGTCACCCCAAGCTATGAGATGCTCGGCTCTTCCGGGCCTGACCATAAAAAAGAGTTCGAGATCGCAGTAATACTTGACAACAGGACCATTGCTTCGGCCAAAGGCAAAAGCAAGAAAGATGCGCAGCAGAAAGCTGCAAAAATAGCCTTAGAGAAACTGAAAGGGTAA
- a CDS encoding peptidylprolyl isomerase, whose protein sequence is MATASARHILVNDEAFCKELKEKINSGEITFEQAARENSTCPSGANGGELGTFSQGQMVPEFDKVVFNDEVGVVHGPVKTQFGYHLLEITERS, encoded by the coding sequence ATGGCAACAGCAAGTGCAAGACACATTCTGGTAAACGACGAAGCGTTCTGTAAAGAACTCAAAGAGAAGATCAACTCCGGTGAGATCACGTTTGAACAGGCAGCAAGAGAGAACTCTACCTGTCCTTCAGGTGCAAATGGAGGAGAACTTGGTACTTTTTCTCAAGGGCAGATGGTGCCGGAGTTCGACAAAGTGGTTTTTAACGATGAAGTCGGTGTCGTACACGGCCCGGTGAAGACACAGTTCGGCTACCACCTGCTTGAAATAACAGAACGTTCGTAA